A section of the Gallus gallus isolate bGalGal1 chromosome 4, bGalGal1.mat.broiler.GRCg7b, whole genome shotgun sequence genome encodes:
- the LZTS3 gene encoding leucine zipper putative tumor suppressor 3 isoform X2 encodes MATLETLPVLSDSTYPNPENFHGFAPRPSQNTSRGIMGSVGSGVANDQEFAMKSVGTRTQSSGRQMEGSRNGYSTREISNRYSGEEKTYKSEKVSNSLYINGDLRKSEKVKMDICGNVTTNNEKNMPPPPQYREPSNPPKILPISGKLEQNLCPPQSNGVTENRKSLNHANSNSPSAPKSGLDKSSLNRTTNQVGGLSDSGRNSLTSLPTYGTGYSQHVGPMSASTSHINRIGTTYTDKNIVGYNGISTSDSGRSSSKSTSSFNRLNHLNETMPFHSPSTDDIIQDLEDRLWEKEQEVLQMRRNLDKSEAAIFQVFEEKQKIWEREMEDLRQNYANKLQQVSKKAQRAQQALQLQIFKLQQEKKKLQDDMGQLLQQREELEKKFVAFKKEQAEFLPKIEETKWEVCQKAGEISLLKQQLKDSQADVSQKLNEIVGLRTQLKEGKNFLREKEEQILTLKDSYSSKSVNLEICESELQRKMSEVQVLREKLNHCELEVSGLKRTLASMGPPGPFGGDLAEKLRDPLACESDEAKMQRQSEDSVNALRKEVERLQTELKLERQQREQQVMDFEEERRTWQEEKEKVIKYQKQLQLNYVEMYQKNQLLEHKVNEMNTKATSPPHTEEKKPWTPSRLERIESTEI; translated from the exons ATGGCCACGCTAGAGACGCTGCCAGTTCTTAGTGACTCAACGTACCCCAATCCAGAAAACTTCCACGGATTTGCTCCTCGGCCATCCCAAAACACGTCCCGCGGCATCATGGGGAGCGTGGGGAGCGGAGTGGCCAACGACCAGGAGTTTGCCATGAAGAGTGTGGGGACCAGGACGCAGAGCAGCGGCCGGCAGATGGAGGGGTCTCGCAATGGGTACTCCACACGGGAGATCTCCAACCGCTACTCCGGCGAGGAGAAGACGTACAAGTCGGAGAAGGTCTCCAATTCCCTCTACATCAATGGCGACCTGCGTAAGAGTGAGAAGGTGAAGATGGACATCTGTGGGAATGTGACCACCAACAATGAGAAGAACATGCCACCTCCTCCCCAGTACCGAGAGCCCAGTAACCCACCAAAGATATTGCCAATCTCCGGCAAACTAGAGCAG AACCTCTGCCCGCCGCAGAGCAACGGGGtgacagagaacagaaagagcTTGAACCATGCCAACAGCAATAGCCCATCTGCACCCAAAAGCGGACTCGACAAGAGCAGCCTTAACAGGACTACAAACCAAGTGGGAGGCCTTTCGGATTCGGGCCGTAACTCGTTAACGAGTCTGCCCACGTATGGGACAGGCTACAGCCAGCACGTGGGCCCGATGAGCGCCTCGACGAGCCACATCAACCGCATCGGCACGACCTACACGGACAAGAACATCGTGGGATACAACGGGATATCTACCTCAGACAGCGGCCGGTCCTCGAGCAAGAGCACCTCTTCGTTCAACAGACTGAACCATCTCAACGAAACGATGCCTTTCCACTCTCCTTCGACAGACGACATCATCCAAGACTTGGAGGACAGGCTGtgggagaaggagcaggaggtCCTCCAGATGAGAAGGAACTTGGACAAAAGCGAGGCAGCCATCTTCCAAGTGTTTGAGGAGAAGCAGAAGATCTGGGAGCGGGAAATGGAGGATCTCAGGCAGAACTACGCCAACAAATTGCAGCAGGTGTCCAAAAAGGCGCAGCGGGCACAACAGGCCTTGCAGCTCCAGATCTtcaagctgcagcaggagaaaaaaaaactccaagaTGACATGGGGCAACTCCTCCAGCAGCGAGAGGAGCTGGAGAAGAAATTCGTGGCTTTCAAGAAGGAGCAGGCTGAGTTTCTCCCAAAGATTGAAGAGACCAAGTGGGAG GTGTGCCAGAAGGCAGGTGAGATCTCCCTGCttaagcagcagctgaaggattCCCAAGCGGACGTCTCCCAGAAGCTGAACGAGATTGTGGGGCTGCGGACACAGCTCAAGGAAGGTAAGAACTTCCTCCGGGAGAAGGAGGAACAGATCCTCACCTTGAAAGACTCCTACAGCTCCAAGAGTGTCAACCTGGAGATCTGCGAGAGCGAGCTGCAGCGGAAGATGAGCGAGGTCCAGGTGCTGAGGGAAAAACTGAACCACTGTGAGCTGGAGGTCTCAGGACTGAAGCGGACACTTGCCAGCATGGGACCTCCGGGGCCTTTTGGTGGGGACCTGGCTGAGAAGCTGAGGGACCCGCTGGCCTGCGAAAGCGACGAAGCCAAGATGCAGAGGCAGAGCGAGGACAGCGTCAATGCGCTGCGGAAGGAGGTGGAGCGGCTGCAGACGGAGCTGAAGCTGGAGCGGCAGCAACGGGAGCAGCAGGTGATGGACTTCGAGGAGGAGCGGCGCACGTGgcaagaagagaaggagaaagtcATCAAGTaccagaagcagctgcagctgaactaCGTGGAGATGTACCAGAAGAACCAACTCTTGGAGCACAAGGTGAACGAGATGAACACAAAGGCCACCAGCCCACCGCACACCGAGGAGAAAAAACCATGGACTCCCTCCAGGCTGGAAAGAATAGAGTCCACTGAGATCTGA
- the LZTS3 gene encoding leucine zipper putative tumor suppressor 3 isoform X1, whose product MATLETLPVLSDSTYPNPENFHGFAPRPSQNTSRGIMGSVGSGVANDQEFAMKSVGTRTQSSGRQMEGSRNGYSTREISNRYSGEEKTYKSEKVSNSLYINGDLRKSEKVKMDICGNVTTNNEKNMPPPPQYREPSNPPKILPISGKLEQSNEPLVRPSAFKPVVPKNFHSMQNLCPPQSNGVTENRKSLNHANSNSPSAPKSGLDKSSLNRTTNQVGGLSDSGRNSLTSLPTYGTGYSQHVGPMSASTSHINRIGTTYTDKNIVGYNGISTSDSGRSSSKSTSSFNRLNHLNETMPFHSPSTDDIIQDLEDRLWEKEQEVLQMRRNLDKSEAAIFQVFEEKQKIWEREMEDLRQNYANKLQQVSKKAQRAQQALQLQIFKLQQEKKKLQDDMGQLLQQREELEKKFVAFKKEQAEFLPKIEETKWEVCQKAGEISLLKQQLKDSQADVSQKLNEIVGLRTQLKEGKNFLREKEEQILTLKDSYSSKSVNLEICESELQRKMSEVQVLREKLNHCELEVSGLKRTLASMGPPGPFGGDLAEKLRDPLACESDEAKMQRQSEDSVNALRKEVERLQTELKLERQQREQQVMDFEEERRTWQEEKEKVIKYQKQLQLNYVEMYQKNQLLEHKVNEMNTKATSPPHTEEKKPWTPSRLERIESTEI is encoded by the exons ATGGCCACGCTAGAGACGCTGCCAGTTCTTAGTGACTCAACGTACCCCAATCCAGAAAACTTCCACGGATTTGCTCCTCGGCCATCCCAAAACACGTCCCGCGGCATCATGGGGAGCGTGGGGAGCGGAGTGGCCAACGACCAGGAGTTTGCCATGAAGAGTGTGGGGACCAGGACGCAGAGCAGCGGCCGGCAGATGGAGGGGTCTCGCAATGGGTACTCCACACGGGAGATCTCCAACCGCTACTCCGGCGAGGAGAAGACGTACAAGTCGGAGAAGGTCTCCAATTCCCTCTACATCAATGGCGACCTGCGTAAGAGTGAGAAGGTGAAGATGGACATCTGTGGGAATGTGACCACCAACAATGAGAAGAACATGCCACCTCCTCCCCAGTACCGAGAGCCCAGTAACCCACCAAAGATATTGCCAATCTCCGGCAAACTAGAGCAG agcAATGAGCCCTTAGTTAGACCCTCAGCCTTTAAACCAGTAGTTCCTAAAAACTTCCATTCCATGCAGAACCTCTGCCCGCCGCAGAGCAACGGGGtgacagagaacagaaagagcTTGAACCATGCCAACAGCAATAGCCCATCTGCACCCAAAAGCGGACTCGACAAGAGCAGCCTTAACAGGACTACAAACCAAGTGGGAGGCCTTTCGGATTCGGGCCGTAACTCGTTAACGAGTCTGCCCACGTATGGGACAGGCTACAGCCAGCACGTGGGCCCGATGAGCGCCTCGACGAGCCACATCAACCGCATCGGCACGACCTACACGGACAAGAACATCGTGGGATACAACGGGATATCTACCTCAGACAGCGGCCGGTCCTCGAGCAAGAGCACCTCTTCGTTCAACAGACTGAACCATCTCAACGAAACGATGCCTTTCCACTCTCCTTCGACAGACGACATCATCCAAGACTTGGAGGACAGGCTGtgggagaaggagcaggaggtCCTCCAGATGAGAAGGAACTTGGACAAAAGCGAGGCAGCCATCTTCCAAGTGTTTGAGGAGAAGCAGAAGATCTGGGAGCGGGAAATGGAGGATCTCAGGCAGAACTACGCCAACAAATTGCAGCAGGTGTCCAAAAAGGCGCAGCGGGCACAACAGGCCTTGCAGCTCCAGATCTtcaagctgcagcaggagaaaaaaaaactccaagaTGACATGGGGCAACTCCTCCAGCAGCGAGAGGAGCTGGAGAAGAAATTCGTGGCTTTCAAGAAGGAGCAGGCTGAGTTTCTCCCAAAGATTGAAGAGACCAAGTGGGAG GTGTGCCAGAAGGCAGGTGAGATCTCCCTGCttaagcagcagctgaaggattCCCAAGCGGACGTCTCCCAGAAGCTGAACGAGATTGTGGGGCTGCGGACACAGCTCAAGGAAGGTAAGAACTTCCTCCGGGAGAAGGAGGAACAGATCCTCACCTTGAAAGACTCCTACAGCTCCAAGAGTGTCAACCTGGAGATCTGCGAGAGCGAGCTGCAGCGGAAGATGAGCGAGGTCCAGGTGCTGAGGGAAAAACTGAACCACTGTGAGCTGGAGGTCTCAGGACTGAAGCGGACACTTGCCAGCATGGGACCTCCGGGGCCTTTTGGTGGGGACCTGGCTGAGAAGCTGAGGGACCCGCTGGCCTGCGAAAGCGACGAAGCCAAGATGCAGAGGCAGAGCGAGGACAGCGTCAATGCGCTGCGGAAGGAGGTGGAGCGGCTGCAGACGGAGCTGAAGCTGGAGCGGCAGCAACGGGAGCAGCAGGTGATGGACTTCGAGGAGGAGCGGCGCACGTGgcaagaagagaaggagaaagtcATCAAGTaccagaagcagctgcagctgaactaCGTGGAGATGTACCAGAAGAACCAACTCTTGGAGCACAAGGTGAACGAGATGAACACAAAGGCCACCAGCCCACCGCACACCGAGGAGAAAAAACCATGGACTCCCTCCAGGCTGGAAAGAATAGAGTCCACTGAGATCTGA